Proteins found in one Pempheris klunzingeri isolate RE-2024b chromosome 6, fPemKlu1.hap1, whole genome shotgun sequence genomic segment:
- the abhd8b gene encoding protein ABHD8 — translation MLTSFIEGLLCCLASKSTNVVVPVETSEPADGFEFVEVKPGRVLRVRHIIPDRPVVEEPTGQGGSVSCKRKITIYRNGQLFIENLGDRASAELKNCQNGETQPNSTVEVELTDCGNSSPPVSIPEARSDSISAGKDGTAETGAGGEAPAAGQTDQSQQPRKRRRKPKRTVVIDCERKILGCKGTHPDLALFFIHGVGGSLDIWGSQLDFFSRLGYEVIAPDLAGHGASSAPQIAAAYTFYALAEDMRIIFKRYARKRNVLIGHSYGVSFCTFLAHEYPEQIHKMVMINGGGPTALEPSLCSIFNLPTCVLHCLSPLLAWSFLKAGFAKQGAKEKQLLKDNNAFNVSSFVLRAMMSGQYWPEGDEVYHAELTVPILLVHGMHDKFVPIEEDQRMAEILLMAFLKVLEDGSHMIMMECPEAVNTLLHEFLLWEPATPAPPKKESKIRPETARAQSDNGKSTSDPSKVRPATARQTSLNEEEKPDSTAKK, via the exons ATGCTGACCAGCTTTATAGAGGGCCTTCTCTGCTGCTTGGCATCAAAGTCGACCAACGTTGTAGTTCCTGTAGAAACCTCAGAACCGGCTGATGGCTTCGAGTTTGTGGAGGTGAAACCAGGTCGCGTCCTGCGGGTTCGACACATCATCCCTGACAGGCCAGTGGTGGAGGAACCTACTGGGCAGGGTGGGAGTGTCAGCTGCAAACGAAAGATCACAATATATCGGAATGGACAGCTGTTCATTGAGAACTTGGGTGACAGGGCGAGTGCAGAGCTGAAAAACTGCCAGAACGGAGAGACACAACCAAACAGCACTGTAGAGGTTGAACTGACAGACTGTGGTAACTCCTCGCCCCCCGTCAGCATTCCAGAGGCCAGGTCTGACTCCATCTCAGCTGGAAAAGATGGGACAGCTgaaacaggagcaggaggagaggccCCTGCTGCTGGACAGACTGACCAGTCGCAGCAACCCAGGAAGCGCAGGCGGAAACCCAAGCGCACTGTGGTGATTGACTGCGAGAGGAAGATATTAGGCTGTAAAGGGACACATCCAGACTTGGCTCTGTTCTTCATTCATGGAGTGGGAGGCTCACTGGACATCTGGGGAAGCCAGTTGGACTTCTTTTCCAGGCTGGGCTATGAGGTGATCGCCCCAGACCTGGCAGGCCATGGGGCCAGCTCAGCACCACAGATAGCTGCTGCATACACTTTCTATGCTCTGGCTGAGGATATGAGAATTATTTTCAAGAGATATGCACGCAAGAGGAATGTTCTCATTGGACACTCTTATGG TGTATCGTTCTGTACCTTCCTGGCCCATGAGTATCCAGAACAGATCCACAAGATGGTGATGATCAACGGAGGTGGTCCCACAGCCCTGGAGCCCAGTCTTTGTTCCATCTTCAACCTGCCCACCTGTGTGCTTCACTGCCTCTCCCCGCTGCTGGCCTGGAGCTTTCTCAA GGCTGGCTTTGCCAAGCAGGGTGCCAAGGAGAAGCAGCTGCTGAAAGACAACAATGCCTTCAACGTGTCGTCCTTTGTGCTGCGCGCCATGATGAGCGGGCAGTACTGGCCTGAGGGGGACGAGGTTTACCATGCTGAACTCACAGTGCCCATCCTGCTTGTTCACGGCATGCACGACAAGTTTGTCCCCATCGAAGAGGACCAGCGCATGGCAGAG ATTCTCCTAATGGCCTTCCTGAAGGTTCTGGAGGACGGCAGTCACATGATCATGATGGAGTGTCCCGAGGCTGTTAACACACTCCTGCATGAGTTCCTCCTCTGGGAGCCGGCCACCCCTGCACCGCCAAAGAAAGAGTCTAAAATACGCCCAGAGACTGCCAGAGCCCAGTCTGACAACGGCAAGTCTACATCCGACCCTTCTAAGGTCCGACCTGCTACCGCTAGGCAGACCTCATTAAACGAAGAGGAGAAGCCAGACAGCACGGCCAAGAAATGA
- the dda1 gene encoding DET1- and DDB1-associated protein 1, whose amino-acid sequence MEKADFLKGLPVYNKSNFSRFHADSVCKASNRRPSVYLPTREYPSEQIIVTEKTNILLRYLHQQWDKKNAAKKREQEQGEGDSPAPPRKIARTDSQEMNEDS is encoded by the exons ATGGAGAAG GCTGATTTCTTGAAAGGACTTCCTGTCTATAATAAGAGCAACTTCAGCAGGTTTCATGCAGACTCGGTTTGTAAAGCATCT AATCGGAGACCCTCTGTTTACCTTCCAACACGTGAATACCCCTCTGAACAGA TTATTGTAACAGAGAAAACCAACATCCTCCTGCGTTACCTCCATCAGCAGTGGGACAAAAAG AATGCGGCAAAGAAAAGGGAACAGGAACAAGGTGAGGGCGACAGTCCAGCGCCCCCAAGGAAGATCGCCAGGACAGATAGCCAAGAGATGAATGAAGACTcataa